From a single Planctellipticum variicoloris genomic region:
- a CDS encoding DUF2760 domain-containing protein, which translates to MGRVTAAFRVFFRTLFDARTAEQVQEVLSGRALPAHATPAPAARTPEPVAPPPPKKPVVSDALLVLAALQREARFVDFLKEDLSAYSDEQIGAAAREIHRDSGKVVDRMFGIQPVLAEEEGAAVTVPAGFDAARYRLTGKVSGNGPHQGRLRHHGWEATRCDVPVFTGTEAAAKAIAAAEVEIE; encoded by the coding sequence ATGGGGCGCGTTACCGCCGCTTTTCGCGTTTTCTTTCGCACGCTCTTTGACGCTCGAACCGCCGAGCAGGTTCAGGAAGTTCTCAGCGGCCGCGCTCTCCCTGCGCACGCCACCCCAGCCCCCGCTGCCAGAACTCCCGAACCCGTGGCTCCGCCCCCCCCGAAGAAACCGGTCGTCAGCGACGCGCTCCTCGTTCTGGCCGCTCTGCAGCGCGAAGCCCGGTTTGTCGATTTTCTCAAGGAAGACCTGTCGGCTTATTCCGATGAGCAGATCGGCGCCGCGGCGCGGGAGATTCATCGCGACAGCGGCAAAGTCGTCGACCGCATGTTTGGCATCCAGCCGGTGCTCGCCGAGGAAGAAGGGGCAGCGGTGACCGTCCCCGCCGGTTTTGACGCCGCCCGGTATCGCCTGACCGGCAAAGTCTCCGGAAACGGTCCCCACCAGGGCCGGCTGCGACATCACGGCTGGGAAGCGACTCGCTGCGACGTTCCGGTCTTTACGGGAACGGAGGCTGCCGCGAAAGCCATCGCCGCGGCCGAAGTGGAAATCGAATAG
- a CDS encoding PQQ-binding-like beta-propeller repeat protein, whose product MPLRSLLLVVVGAGCLANTGMAGGWPRFRGPNGSGVSPDDVPTPTTWSPTENLKWKVALPGEGVSCPIVVGDRVFVTTYSGYGFEGRDPKDLKRHLVCLDRQTGKVLWDKTIEAVLPEDPFTGMGVPQHGYASHTPVSDGQRVFAFFGKTGVVAFDLNGEQLWQHGVGTESDPRRWGSSSSPILVDGVVIVTAGPERRAIVGLDAETGNELWEAPSDSLGNVWGTPAIAKIDDERTDVVIGAPFEIWGLNPKTGKLRWFCEAMDTDSFNTSVVVQDGVIYAIEGRSGGSIALRAGGKGDVTKTNVVWSGRDINRFGTPVVYHDRLYFVSNGIVNCIDAKNGGKVFQARLQGGDRVTDAPPPGGRPGGGRGGRGVSDYSSPVAADGKIYYVSSSGDMHVLKAGDSYDSLAVNQVTEESETFAATPAISNGELFIRSNKHLYCVSEKK is encoded by the coding sequence ATGCCGCTCCGATCCCTGCTTCTGGTTGTCGTCGGCGCCGGCTGTCTGGCGAATACAGGCATGGCCGGCGGCTGGCCGCGGTTCCGGGGGCCGAATGGATCGGGAGTCAGCCCGGACGATGTCCCGACGCCGACCACCTGGAGCCCCACCGAGAACCTGAAGTGGAAGGTCGCGCTGCCGGGCGAGGGAGTCTCCTGCCCGATCGTAGTCGGCGACCGGGTCTTCGTGACGACCTACTCCGGCTACGGCTTCGAAGGCCGGGATCCGAAAGATCTCAAGCGGCACTTGGTCTGTCTGGATCGCCAGACGGGGAAGGTTCTCTGGGACAAGACGATCGAAGCGGTCCTGCCCGAGGACCCCTTCACCGGCATGGGGGTTCCCCAGCACGGCTATGCGTCGCACACGCCGGTCTCCGACGGCCAGCGCGTCTTCGCGTTCTTCGGCAAGACCGGCGTCGTGGCGTTCGATCTGAATGGCGAGCAGCTCTGGCAGCACGGGGTCGGCACCGAATCCGATCCGCGCCGCTGGGGTTCTTCGTCCAGTCCCATTCTGGTGGATGGCGTTGTGATCGTGACCGCCGGCCCCGAACGCCGGGCGATTGTCGGGCTCGACGCCGAGACCGGTAATGAACTGTGGGAAGCGCCGTCCGATTCGCTGGGCAACGTCTGGGGAACGCCCGCCATTGCGAAGATCGACGATGAACGGACCGACGTAGTCATCGGCGCGCCGTTTGAAATCTGGGGACTGAACCCCAAAACCGGCAAGTTGCGCTGGTTTTGCGAAGCGATGGACACGGACAGTTTCAATACCAGCGTCGTCGTTCAAGACGGCGTGATCTACGCCATCGAAGGCCGGAGCGGCGGATCGATCGCCCTGCGGGCCGGCGGCAAAGGGGACGTCACCAAGACGAACGTCGTCTGGAGCGGCCGGGATATCAACCGCTTCGGCACGCCGGTCGTGTATCACGACCGGTTGTACTTCGTGTCCAACGGCATCGTGAACTGCATCGATGCGAAGAACGGCGGCAAGGTCTTCCAGGCCCGATTGCAGGGGGGCGACCGCGTGACGGATGCTCCGCCGCCGGGCGGTCGACCGGGCGGAGGCCGTGGCGGTCGCGGCGTTTCCGACTATTCCTCGCCGGTGGCCGCCGACGGAAAAATCTACTACGTCTCCAGCTCCGGCGACATGCATGTGCTCAAAGCGGGCGACTCGTACGATTCCCTCGCCGTCAATCAGGTCACCGAAGAGAGCGAAACGTTTGCCGCGACGCCGGCCATCAGCAACGGCGAGCTGTTCATCCGATCGAACAAGCACCTGTATTGCGTGTCGGAGAAAAAGTAA
- the deoC gene encoding deoxyribose-phosphate aldolase, whose amino-acid sequence MDYQYADIAKMIDHSLLNPTLTTVDLEAGICLALAYDVASVCILPYALGRCAELLKGSTVKASTTIGFPHGGHTTAIKRAEAERALADGGEELDMVVNISQVLGGNWDYVREDIAAVIEPAHAAGQKVKVIFENCFLIDEHKIRLCEICSELNADWVKTSTGYGTGGATLYDLKLMRKHSAPHVQVKAAGGVRDLDGLLAVRALGVTRCGASRTKDMLDECRRRLELAPIIHTPSGPIGGY is encoded by the coding sequence ATGGACTATCAATACGCCGACATCGCAAAGATGATCGATCACTCGCTGCTCAACCCGACGCTGACCACGGTCGATCTGGAAGCCGGTATCTGCCTGGCACTGGCCTATGATGTTGCCAGCGTCTGCATTCTGCCCTACGCCCTCGGGCGCTGCGCCGAACTCCTTAAGGGGAGCACCGTCAAAGCCAGTACAACCATCGGCTTTCCGCACGGCGGCCACACAACCGCGATCAAGCGAGCCGAGGCTGAGCGAGCGCTCGCCGATGGCGGCGAAGAGCTGGACATGGTCGTCAACATCAGCCAGGTGCTCGGCGGCAACTGGGACTACGTCCGGGAGGATATCGCTGCGGTGATTGAACCGGCTCATGCCGCCGGGCAGAAGGTCAAAGTCATCTTCGAGAACTGCTTTCTCATAGACGAGCACAAGATCCGGTTGTGCGAGATCTGCAGTGAACTGAACGCCGACTGGGTCAAAACGTCGACTGGCTATGGCACCGGCGGTGCAACGCTGTATGACCTGAAGCTGATGCGGAAGCATTCCGCGCCGCACGTGCAGGTCAAAGCCGCCGGAGGCGTCCGCGATCTCGACGGTCTGCTGGCCGTCCGGGCGCTGGGAGTCACCCGCTGCGGGGCCAGCCGGACTAAGGACATGCTCGATGAATGCCGACGACGCCTGGAACTGGCGCCGATCATCCACACGCCCTCCGGCCCGATCGGCGGTTATTGA
- a CDS encoding SEC-C metal-binding domain-containing protein, with protein MSKRRRGFPSETQVKRGERIVHGDKLLEEKLGRNDLCPCGSGRRFKKCCLTEGWF; from the coding sequence ATGAGCAAGCGCCGCCGGGGCTTCCCGTCGGAGACCCAGGTCAAGCGGGGCGAGCGGATCGTGCATGGCGACAAGCTGCTGGAAGAGAAGCTCGGCCGGAACGATCTCTGCCCGTGCGGCTCCGGCCGGCGGTTCAAGAAGTGCTGCCTGACGGAGGGCTGGTTTTGA
- a CDS encoding arylsulfatase: MRTVFASWRPIAAVIPVLALVLSPGVVPASAADKPNIVFLLCDDLGFGDVGAFGQQKIRTPNVDRLAAEGMKLTTHYSGNAVCAPSRCVLMTGLHPGHAFIRDNRQYRKGSEGQWPVPSETVTLAEVLKDLGYATGAFGKWGLGAPDTTGEPLKQGIDRFFGYNCQAVAHNYYPTSLWDNGAKLPLNNPPFAAHQKFPTDGDPNDPASYAGYSGKDFAPDLITAQALKFIRDNKDRPFFLFYPTTVPHLALQVPDDSLAEYAGTFPEEPYLGSKAYLPHPTPRAAYAAMVTRLDREIGRLMQEVAAQGLDDHTIFVFSSDNGPLYDKLGGTDTDFFQSAGVFRGRKGSLYEGGVRVPTIVRWKGKIAAGTESSRVSGFEDWFPTLVEVAGGLEAIPNGLDGISLVPTLLGKTQSDRPFLYREFPSYGGQQSIRVGDWKAVRQNLNPPARRPLNPGPIELYDLARDPAEANDVASDHPELVAKLSKLLAEQHVKSEIFPIRALDE, from the coding sequence ATGCGCACCGTCTTCGCAAGCTGGCGGCCGATCGCCGCCGTGATCCCGGTCCTGGCGCTCGTACTCTCCCCCGGCGTCGTTCCGGCATCCGCGGCCGACAAGCCCAACATCGTTTTCCTGCTCTGCGACGACCTTGGCTTCGGCGATGTCGGCGCGTTCGGGCAGCAGAAGATCCGCACGCCGAATGTCGATCGCCTCGCCGCGGAAGGGATGAAGCTCACGACCCACTACTCGGGCAACGCTGTCTGCGCCCCGTCGCGCTGCGTCCTGATGACCGGACTGCACCCGGGCCACGCCTTCATCCGCGACAACCGCCAGTACCGCAAAGGGAGCGAAGGCCAGTGGCCCGTCCCCTCCGAAACGGTCACCCTCGCGGAAGTTCTGAAGGATCTGGGCTATGCCACCGGCGCGTTCGGCAAGTGGGGACTGGGCGCGCCCGACACGACCGGCGAGCCGCTCAAGCAGGGAATCGACCGTTTCTTCGGCTACAACTGCCAGGCCGTCGCCCATAACTACTATCCGACCTCCCTCTGGGACAACGGGGCGAAGCTGCCGCTCAACAATCCCCCCTTCGCCGCCCACCAGAAGTTCCCCACCGACGGCGATCCCAACGACCCGGCGAGTTACGCCGGCTACTCGGGGAAAGACTTCGCTCCGGACCTCATCACCGCCCAGGCGCTCAAGTTCATCCGCGACAACAAGGACCGCCCGTTCTTTCTCTTCTACCCGACGACGGTCCCGCATCTGGCCCTGCAGGTTCCCGACGATTCGCTGGCAGAGTACGCCGGCACGTTTCCCGAGGAGCCCTACCTCGGCAGCAAAGCCTACCTCCCCCATCCGACGCCCCGCGCCGCGTATGCCGCGATGGTCACCCGGCTCGATCGCGAGATCGGCCGGCTGATGCAGGAAGTCGCCGCCCAGGGACTCGACGACCACACGATCTTCGTCTTCTCGTCCGACAACGGTCCGCTGTACGACAAGCTCGGCGGCACCGACACCGATTTCTTCCAGAGCGCAGGAGTTTTCCGCGGCCGGAAGGGATCGCTTTACGAAGGCGGCGTCCGCGTCCCGACCATCGTCCGCTGGAAGGGGAAAATCGCGGCGGGGACGGAATCGAGCCGCGTGAGCGGCTTCGAAGACTGGTTCCCCACGCTCGTCGAAGTCGCCGGCGGCTTAGAGGCGATTCCGAACGGACTGGATGGAATCAGCCTCGTCCCGACGCTGCTCGGCAAAACGCAATCCGATCGACCGTTCCTGTACCGCGAGTTCCCCAGCTACGGCGGTCAGCAGTCGATTCGCGTCGGCGACTGGAAAGCCGTGCGGCAGAATCTCAATCCCCCGGCCCGCCGCCCGCTCAACCCCGGCCCGATCGAACTCTACGACCTCGCCAGGGATCCCGCCGAAGCAAACGATGTCGCGAGCGACCATCCGGAACTCGTGGCGAAGCTCTCGAAACTGCTGGCCGAACAGCACGTGAAGTCCGAAATCTTCCCGATCCGGGCTCTGGACGAGTAG
- a CDS encoding ATP-binding protein produces MSEDRLRKIFDEGKPDWLAGSARDNCTGDELVQLLDTQSYFDLLKLPYPATRDAVLERFEKEKLILAIGGKWNITRLGANLFAKRLGEFEDLARKAPRVIVYAGQSKLQTRLDQSGGKGYAVGFEGLLEFVNGLIPANEIIGQALRTEAKMFPSLAVRELVANALIHQDFVETGTSVVIELYSDRLEITSPGRPFISPDRFIDEYQSRNERLADLMRRLGICEEKGSGVDKVVNAAEVYQLPAPDFRVGERHTISVLYAHKLFEDMDREERIRACYQHCCLRYVMNQKMTNQSLRDRFQLPEKKSATISQIISGAVDSGRIKLDAPDQSSRRYAKYVPFWA; encoded by the coding sequence ATGTCGGAGGATCGACTCCGGAAAATCTTCGACGAGGGAAAACCTGACTGGCTCGCCGGCTCGGCTCGTGACAATTGTACGGGCGACGAACTGGTTCAGTTGCTGGATACTCAGAGCTATTTCGATCTGCTGAAGCTCCCGTATCCGGCTACCCGCGATGCCGTTCTTGAACGATTCGAAAAGGAGAAGCTCATACTCGCGATCGGCGGGAAATGGAACATCACGCGATTGGGAGCGAATTTGTTTGCGAAACGACTCGGGGAGTTTGAAGATCTGGCCCGCAAAGCTCCACGCGTCATTGTCTACGCCGGGCAGAGCAAGCTGCAAACTCGGCTCGATCAGTCCGGTGGAAAGGGCTATGCCGTCGGCTTTGAGGGCCTGCTGGAGTTCGTGAACGGACTGATTCCGGCGAATGAGATCATAGGTCAAGCACTGCGAACTGAGGCCAAGATGTTTCCATCTCTGGCCGTTCGCGAACTGGTAGCGAATGCTCTGATTCATCAGGACTTCGTGGAGACCGGAACCTCAGTCGTGATCGAACTCTACTCCGACCGCCTGGAGATTACGTCACCCGGTCGGCCATTCATCTCTCCAGACCGCTTTATTGATGAATACCAGTCTCGAAACGAGCGTCTCGCGGACCTCATGAGGCGCCTGGGAATTTGCGAGGAAAAGGGAAGCGGTGTCGACAAAGTGGTGAACGCTGCGGAAGTGTATCAGTTGCCGGCTCCCGATTTCCGCGTCGGTGAACGTCACACGATTTCGGTGCTCTATGCCCACAAGCTCTTCGAAGACATGGACCGGGAAGAGCGAATTCGCGCCTGCTACCAGCATTGCTGCCTGCGCTACGTGATGAATCAGAAAATGACCAACCAGAGCCTACGGGATCGTTTTCAGCTCCCCGAGAAGAAGTCGGCGACAATTTCACAGATCATCAGCGGCGCGGTCGATTCCGGAAGAATCAAGCTCGATGCGCCCGATCAATCTTCGCGACGGTACGCAAAATACGTGCCGTTCTGGGCCTGA
- a CDS encoding class I SAM-dependent methyltransferase, translated as MAYSASSFIPAVPVQLSARVLSRILIGHRLAFGSRVLLVGCGTGELASFLEDISFEVSGIDDSLGSVDEAREMFPRIEFHAAQPSESVPLEHHSYDLVLVQECGSYTDNLLGLSARIATANLLACLKPGGHAVFVRPFGDDSPLPMKHHQQNCWTRHLACFPGEAAISNYADPWLSRSTWGWLRGRHARRGYYTVSWRAPQLLVSPDRWREFAKRGLMTGQGACCEAANGCCEAGKRRVA; from the coding sequence ATGGCCTATTCGGCCTCTTCCTTCATTCCTGCGGTGCCGGTGCAGCTATCTGCGCGGGTTCTCAGCCGGATCCTGATCGGTCATCGACTCGCGTTCGGGTCGCGGGTGCTGCTGGTCGGCTGCGGGACGGGGGAGCTGGCGTCGTTTCTGGAAGACATCTCGTTTGAAGTTTCCGGGATCGACGATTCACTTGGTTCCGTGGACGAAGCCCGCGAGATGTTTCCGCGCATCGAGTTCCACGCGGCGCAGCCGTCGGAGTCGGTTCCGCTGGAGCACCACAGCTACGATCTGGTGCTGGTCCAGGAATGCGGCTCGTACACGGACAACCTGCTGGGGCTTTCGGCCCGGATCGCCACGGCGAATCTGCTGGCATGCCTGAAACCCGGCGGCCACGCCGTCTTCGTGCGACCGTTCGGCGACGACTCGCCGCTGCCGATGAAGCACCATCAGCAGAACTGCTGGACCCGGCATCTGGCCTGTTTTCCGGGCGAGGCGGCGATTTCCAACTATGCCGATCCCTGGCTGAGCCGGTCGACGTGGGGCTGGCTGCGCGGCCGGCACGCCCGGCGGGGCTACTACACGGTGAGCTGGCGTGCGCCGCAGTTGCTGGTGTCGCCGGACCGCTGGCGGGAGTTCGCGAAGCGGGGCTTGATGACGGGGCAGGGGGCTTGCTGCGAAGCGGCGAACGGGTGCTGCGAGGCCGGCAAGAGGCGCGTGGCATAG
- a CDS encoding FAD-dependent oxidoreductase — MQLDAVIFGGGVAGLWLLDRLTREGNHCLLLEAGTLGAGQTIAAQGIIHGGMKYSLQGLLSKSARNIREMPAVWRDALLGRTTPVLTRTRVRAEECYLWQTDSLTSRAGMLGARLALHVTPEPVSPEERPPALARVAGTVVRLPEQVLCVQSLLADLADQYRSRLLQIDAQHGLTFELNSPGEVRAIILHSPSDRRPLRLQPRHVVFTAGAGNSTLRRLVGLDGESMQRRPLHMVLVRGGLPTLNGHCIDGARTRVTITSDVDAAGRTIWQVGGQLAEDGTALAAPDLIRRARHELQAVLPEIDFTQSEWSTCRVDRAEGITAEGGRPDNVQVLCAGNVTTGWPAKLALAPVLAREIAARISAPTGNATQNWAELADWPRPAVATPLWDEPGRNWVNLDRDPSAARAA, encoded by the coding sequence ATGCAACTGGATGCGGTAATCTTTGGCGGCGGAGTCGCCGGACTGTGGCTCCTCGATCGCCTCACGCGCGAAGGCAACCATTGCCTGCTGCTGGAAGCCGGAACCCTCGGCGCCGGGCAGACGATCGCCGCCCAGGGAATCATCCACGGCGGCATGAAATATTCCCTGCAGGGGCTCCTCAGCAAATCCGCGCGCAACATCCGCGAAATGCCCGCCGTCTGGCGCGACGCGCTGCTCGGACGCACGACCCCCGTCCTCACCCGGACCCGCGTCCGCGCGGAAGAATGCTACCTCTGGCAGACCGATTCGCTGACGTCGCGGGCCGGCATGCTGGGAGCCCGTCTGGCGCTCCATGTCACCCCAGAGCCGGTCTCCCCCGAGGAACGCCCCCCCGCGCTGGCGCGCGTCGCCGGAACCGTCGTACGCCTTCCCGAACAAGTCCTCTGCGTGCAGAGTCTCCTGGCCGATCTGGCGGACCAGTATCGCTCCCGGTTGCTGCAGATCGACGCTCAGCACGGCCTGACTTTCGAACTCAACAGCCCCGGCGAAGTCCGGGCCATCATCCTCCACTCTCCATCCGACCGTCGTCCGCTGCGCCTGCAGCCGCGCCACGTGGTCTTCACCGCCGGGGCCGGGAACTCGACGCTCCGACGGCTCGTGGGGCTCGACGGCGAGTCGATGCAGCGCCGCCCCCTGCATATGGTCCTCGTACGGGGCGGCCTGCCGACACTCAACGGCCACTGCATCGACGGCGCGCGGACGCGGGTCACGATCACCTCGGATGTCGATGCCGCCGGACGGACGATCTGGCAGGTCGGCGGTCAGCTCGCGGAGGACGGAACCGCGCTCGCCGCGCCCGACCTCATCCGTCGCGCACGACACGAGCTTCAGGCCGTTCTGCCGGAGATCGACTTCACGCAGTCCGAATGGTCCACCTGCCGCGTCGATCGCGCCGAAGGCATCACCGCCGAGGGAGGCCGCCCCGACAACGTGCAGGTCCTCTGCGCCGGGAACGTCACCACCGGCTGGCCAGCGAAGCTCGCCCTGGCCCCCGTTCTCGCCCGCGAGATCGCCGCAAGAATCAGCGCTCCGACCGGAAATGCGACTCAGAACTGGGCGGAGCTGGCGGACTGGCCCCGACCGGCCGTCGCCACCCCGCTCTGGGACGAGCCCGGCCGGAACTGGGTGAACCTCGATCGCGATCCCTCCGCCGCCCGAGCCGCCTAG
- a CDS encoding aldo/keto reductase, giving the protein MPSKPLPDSRWPRRLGNTGLPLPALGFGAFKIGRNQGTKYPVGFELPDDAAVDRLLNGVLDLGLTLIDTAPAYGLSEERIGRSIARRRDEFVLSTKVGETFDDGVSRYDYSAAAVRASLERSLQRLRTDVLDLVFIHSNGDDLTIQQQTDVVDVLQDFRRRGLIRAIGLSGKTVAGAELALEWADALMVEYHLHDRSHEAVIETAAGRGLSVVVKKALASGRLPAREAIAFVLRNPAVDCAVVGGLDLEHLRENACSARSVRSPENGDQM; this is encoded by the coding sequence ATGCCCTCGAAGCCGCTCCCGGATTCGCGCTGGCCGCGACGGCTGGGAAACACCGGCCTGCCCCTTCCCGCGCTCGGCTTCGGGGCATTCAAGATCGGCCGCAATCAAGGCACGAAGTATCCGGTCGGATTCGAACTCCCGGACGATGCCGCCGTCGACCGCCTGCTCAATGGCGTGCTCGACCTGGGTCTGACGTTGATCGATACCGCCCCCGCCTACGGCCTCAGCGAAGAACGGATCGGTCGCAGCATCGCCCGGCGTCGCGACGAGTTCGTCCTCTCGACCAAAGTGGGAGAAACATTCGACGACGGCGTCTCGCGCTACGACTATTCCGCCGCGGCCGTCCGGGCGAGCCTGGAGCGCAGCCTGCAGCGGCTCCGGACCGACGTGCTCGATCTGGTCTTCATTCACTCGAACGGCGACGACCTGACGATCCAGCAGCAGACCGATGTGGTCGATGTTCTGCAGGACTTCCGTCGACGCGGGCTGATTCGCGCCATCGGTCTGTCCGGCAAGACCGTGGCCGGCGCGGAGCTCGCGCTGGAGTGGGCCGATGCGCTGATGGTCGAGTATCACCTGCACGACCGCTCCCACGAGGCCGTCATTGAAACTGCGGCCGGCCGGGGGCTGAGCGTCGTCGTCAAGAAGGCCCTCGCCTCCGGTCGGCTGCCGGCGCGCGAGGCGATTGCTTTCGTGCTGCGGAACCCCGCCGTGGACTGCGCGGTGGTCGGCGGGCTCGACCTGGAGCACCTGCGCGAGAATGCGTGCTCGGCCCGCTCGGTTCGCAGTCCGGAGAACGGCGATCAGATGTAG
- a CDS encoding flagellin yields MTISTILPGRLPISLLGRRLQEAVENNRASLSNLQEQLSSGRKFLLPSDLPVQALQALTIQTLSQRQDSVSGNAVINDGYLGSAEQSLSTVSDALNRARSIVQEGIGDSATDSQREALAAEVATITQSVLNAANLRYNGRYLFAGTESLTTPFTMSTNGVVRYGGDQGQIQTFADISLLLSSNVDGASAFGALSQPISKDINPALTLSTSLGDLYDGAGVVPGRITITVDNGTPITKTVDLTGSRSIADVKTRIEDAFALEAETVSVGINAAGDGIQLTPSNGTITVADPPGSRSAQLLGIASTPVAQINGGNLEPALTESTPVAALNGGAGIAATLGTGLRIVNGTRTSIVDLNGATTVGDVLNRIRLADPDLAVGISADGRGIAISTRLSGVNFSIGENGGTDATDLGVRTLTGTTRVADLNYGVGLTTEPTSLSITRRDGSSVSVDLAGAVTVQDVLDRVNAVDPGHLVASLVATGNGISLTDDSGAGALTVASSNLSKQLGMDGTDDGGAAGVLNGRDVNPRQADGIFTVLSQLETALRTNDNATLSRLVGRIDLEASRVAEIRGEIGTRQNLLSTTNTSLKDAAINTKATLSLLIDADLADVVTQLTQKQQILQATYQVASQTLKMTILNYI; encoded by the coding sequence ATGACCATCAGCACCATTCTTCCGGGTCGACTGCCGATTTCCCTCCTCGGGAGGCGGCTGCAGGAGGCGGTCGAGAACAATCGGGCGTCCCTGTCGAATCTGCAGGAGCAGCTCAGCTCGGGCCGGAAATTTCTGCTGCCCTCCGATCTGCCGGTGCAGGCGCTGCAGGCGCTGACGATTCAGACGCTGTCTCAGCGGCAGGACTCCGTGTCGGGCAACGCAGTGATCAACGACGGCTATCTCGGGTCCGCCGAGCAGAGCCTGTCGACGGTTTCCGACGCCCTCAACCGGGCCAGATCGATCGTGCAGGAAGGGATCGGCGACTCGGCCACCGACTCCCAGCGGGAGGCGCTCGCCGCCGAAGTGGCGACGATCACCCAGTCGGTGCTGAACGCCGCGAACCTGCGTTACAATGGCCGGTATCTGTTTGCCGGAACGGAGTCTCTCACGACCCCCTTCACGATGTCGACGAACGGAGTCGTCCGCTACGGGGGGGACCAGGGGCAGATTCAGACGTTCGCCGACATCTCGCTGCTGCTGTCGAGCAACGTGGACGGCGCCTCCGCATTCGGGGCTTTGAGTCAGCCGATTTCGAAGGACATCAATCCCGCGCTGACGCTGAGTACGTCGCTGGGGGATTTGTACGACGGGGCGGGAGTCGTTCCCGGGCGAATCACGATCACCGTCGACAACGGAACGCCGATCACGAAGACGGTCGACCTGACCGGCTCCCGGTCGATTGCGGACGTCAAGACCCGCATTGAGGATGCGTTCGCGCTGGAGGCGGAGACGGTGTCGGTCGGCATCAATGCCGCGGGGGATGGAATTCAGTTGACCCCTTCGAACGGCACGATCACCGTCGCCGATCCGCCGGGTTCCCGTTCGGCTCAATTGCTCGGAATCGCTTCGACCCCCGTCGCCCAGATCAACGGCGGCAATCTGGAGCCCGCACTTACGGAGTCGACGCCGGTCGCGGCGCTGAACGGCGGCGCCGGAATCGCTGCGACGCTGGGAACCGGCCTGCGGATCGTCAACGGAACCCGGACGTCGATCGTCGACCTCAACGGAGCCACGACGGTCGGCGACGTCCTCAATCGCATCCGGCTCGCCGACCCCGATCTCGCCGTGGGGATCAGCGCCGACGGACGGGGAATTGCGATCTCGACCCGTCTGAGCGGGGTCAATTTCTCCATCGGGGAGAACGGCGGGACCGATGCGACGGATCTCGGCGTCCGCACATTGACCGGAACGACGCGCGTCGCGGACCTGAATTACGGCGTCGGCCTGACGACGGAGCCGACTTCGCTGTCGATCACCCGTCGGGACGGCTCGTCGGTCAGCGTCGATCTCGCCGGCGCGGTGACGGTGCAGGATGTCCTCGACCGGGTCAACGCGGTCGATCCCGGGCACCTCGTCGCGTCGCTGGTGGCGACGGGCAATGGAATCTCGCTGACGGACGACTCCGGGGCCGGGGCGCTCACCGTCGCCAGCTCCAATCTCTCAAAGCAACTGGGGATGGATGGAACAGACGACGGCGGCGCGGCCGGCGTGCTCAATGGACGCGACGTCAATCCGCGACAGGCCGACGGCATATTTACAGTGCTCAGTCAACTCGAAACGGCGCTGCGGACGAACGACAACGCGACACTGAGCAGGCTGGTGGGACGGATTGACCTCGAAGCGTCGCGGGTCGCGGAGATCCGGGGAGAGATCGGAACGCGACAGAACCTGCTGAGCACGACGAACACCAGCCTCAAAGATGCGGCCATCAATACCAAAGCGACGCTGTCGCTGCTGATCGACGCCGACCTGGCGGATGTGGTGACTCAGCTCACGCAGAAGCAGCAGATCCTGCAGGCGACCTATCAGGTCGCTTCGCAGACGCTGAAAATGACGATCCTGAACTACATCTGA